ACATCCAGGAAAAAAACCATTTAGCTGCTTTGCTAATTGTACGAATTGGACTAATTGGACTAGCTAGGCTATCAATTAAAATACCAGTCGTCTTTGACACAACATCAAGAGTAATTTCCCACCAAGCTTTTTTAGCTTTAGCTTTAGCACGTTTAGAAACAATTGAAGGCTCATTATTAGATTTTTTTTTATTAATAATTCTATCTACCATCACAGCTTGTTGTTCTTTAGGTAGATCATTAATCATAGCATCTACTAACTCCATCAGACCATACCGCTCGTTAGCAGACACGGGAAGAACTTTTGCCAAAGGTAGGTCAAAGAAAGCTGCAACACTTCTTCTTTTTTCTTCAATATTTTTTAGCTGATTTTCACTTGGTCTTTTATTTTGACTGTCCCATTCTCTAAATGGTTCAATTTTATCAATCTGATTAATCACAATAAAAAATGGTTTTCCTCTTTTAACATAAGGTCTAACCATCTTCTTGTAAAATTTTTCATCTGAATAAAAAGCTCGATCATCACCTTTCAAGACCCAAAAGATTGGGTATCTATAATATCAATCGTATTGATGGTGGGTTACGGTGGATAATCAATTAACAAATTAGTAATATATGTTATCGCCACCTAACCCACCCTACGCAAGTGATAATTGATTTTTAACTTTCGTTTGTGAGATTACGATTAGGATCGCCTAAAGTAACTTTTTCAGGGGTTTTTATGGGAGAAATTACTGGCATTACTTGCCAATGTTTAGCTAATCTTTGTAACAATCGATCCTGTTCCACCCGAAACCGATCCACATTCGGGCCATGATTAATAATAGCAAACCAAACTTGACCCCTTTCCTTGGTGGGGATCACACCAGCTAAGGCACTCACTTGGGCCAAAGTTCCCGTTTTCACCGCCACCCCATCAGGAATATTGCGCCATTGTACTGTTCCTGTGGTGTCTCGTCCCGCCATGGGGAATAAATCAGCTACCGTTAAGGGATTATCTTTTAATTTTTCTTCGATCGCCATTAACATTCCTACAGCGGCCTTGGGAGAGATCCGATTTTCTACCCCTAACCCTGAGCCATTAATTAACTGCACTTCATTGGGTTCAATCTTAGCCCCTTTAGCGGCCATTTGGGACACCACAGCCGCACCACCGACAGATTGAGCTAACATCTCAGCCATCGCATTATTACTATACAGATTCATTTGTTTAAGAAGTTCAGCCAAGGTTAAAGATTGATGACGAAGTAGTAATTTAGCCGTTTCTGGAAGATTATCTTGTGTTTGTACCTTGCCTTTGATGGTAATTTGAGGACGAGGGGTTTTCGGGGGTAAAGCTTGATGTTGTTGTTTAATTAGGGGAGTCCAACGATTAGAATTAAACCCTAATTGTAATAATTCCCCGGAAATTTGAGGATCATCCTTAAAATTCATATAAAAATTGTCTACGATAATTAAATTCCCTGTAACCTCCCGAATCCCTAATTGATTGAGTTTGTTACCCAAAGCGATCGCTTCTTCCCAAACAAACAAGGGATCACCACTGCCCTGAATAATTAAATCCCCGTTTAACACCCCATTGCTTAAGGTTCCCTTGCTATAAATCTTGGTTTCAAAACGATGTTTCGTTCCCCAAGTTTCCAACGCTGCTAAAGAAGTAGCAATTTTGGTCAAAGAAGCAGCAGAAAGAGGCATCTTAGCTTGATGATCCCCTAAATAGGCCCAATCTGATTGAATCCAGATCCCTTGTTGCCCAGGGGAAAATCCCAGAGACGCTAATTCTTTGAGATAATCAGCCACAATAGACTCTACCAGAGGATCGCTTTGGGTAGGGACATCAAAGACTTTGGCCTCTTGCCAAGCCACCACAGGAACTGTTTTCAGAGAGGGTTGATTTTGTCCCAAAACATTGGCCAATAAACTGCCCAAGGCAAATCCGAGTAATTCTTGCATTCTAAAACCTCCTCACAATGCGATAATCTGAATTAACATTGACCTTTATGGATCATTTCTCTTTTAGCATTATTTGCTTAGCTAATTGGAGAATTCCGAATTCCCGATTCAGAATTTTTCAAGGCTTCTGTTAAAATTTTGAAGGCTTCTATCACTTGGACCAATGGCAGCAAATCGCGCAAGAATTGCAGTAGACGCTATGGGGGGAGATCACGCCCCTGATGAAATCGTCGCCGGAGCGATCCGAGCGTCTGAAGAACTGGATGTGGAAATTTTGTTGGTCGGCGATCGCCAACAAATTGAAGCATCCCTCCAACATCACACCCAAGCTCCCAATCTCGAAATTGTCGATGCTGATGGGGCGATCGCCATGCACGAAGGAATAACTGAACTTCGGCGCAAACCCAAAGCCTCCATTAACGTCGCAATGGATTTAGTTAAACAAAACCGGGCTGATGCAGTTGTTTCTGCGGGTCACTCAGGGGCAGCTATGGGAGCCGCTACCTTGAGATTAGGTCGTCTCAAAGGAATTGACCGTCCGGCGATCGGTGCTGTTTTTCCTACCCTCTTGGCTGGTAAATCCGTGATTATTTTGGATGTAGGGGCCAATGTAGATTGTCGCCCCAAATATTTAGAACAATTTGCCCTGATGGGGACAATTTACAGTAAATATGTCATGGGGGTTGATGATCCTAAAGTGGGATTACTCAACATTGGCGAGGAATCCAGCAAAGGCAATGATCTCGCTTTACAAACATATCAAC
This genomic window from Crocosphaera sp. UHCC 0190 contains:
- a CDS encoding D-alanyl-D-alanine carboxypeptidase, with the protein product MQELLGFALGSLLANVLGQNQPSLKTVPVVAWQEAKVFDVPTQSDPLVESIVADYLKELASLGFSPGQQGIWIQSDWAYLGDHQAKMPLSAASLTKIATSLAALETWGTKHRFETKIYSKGTLSNGVLNGDLIIQGSGDPLFVWEEAIALGNKLNQLGIREVTGNLIIVDNFYMNFKDDPQISGELLQLGFNSNRWTPLIKQQHQALPPKTPRPQITIKGKVQTQDNLPETAKLLLRHQSLTLAELLKQMNLYSNNAMAEMLAQSVGGAAVVSQMAAKGAKIEPNEVQLINGSGLGVENRISPKAAVGMLMAIEEKLKDNPLTVADLFPMAGRDTTGTVQWRNIPDGVAVKTGTLAQVSALAGVIPTKERGQVWFAIINHGPNVDRFRVEQDRLLQRLAKHWQVMPVISPIKTPEKVTLGDPNRNLTNES
- the plsX gene encoding phosphate acyltransferase PlsX; the protein is MAANRARIAVDAMGGDHAPDEIVAGAIRASEELDVEILLVGDRQQIEASLQHHTQAPNLEIVDADGAIAMHEGITELRRKPKASINVAMDLVKQNRADAVVSAGHSGAAMGAATLRLGRLKGIDRPAIGAVFPTLLAGKSVIILDVGANVDCRPKYLEQFALMGTIYSKYVMGVDDPKVGLLNIGEESSKGNDLALQTYQLLEANKTIPFIGNAEGRDVLSGRFDVIVCDGFAGNVLLKFAEAVGEILLQIIREELPQGWRGLLGTAILKPNLKKLKQRVDHAEHGGALLFGVAGVCIISHGSSQAPSIFNAVRLAKEAIDNQVLDRIQAYGEAIQPDNVNPSVMINE